A stretch of the Vitis riparia cultivar Riparia Gloire de Montpellier isolate 1030 chromosome 13, EGFV_Vit.rip_1.0, whole genome shotgun sequence genome encodes the following:
- the LOC117928927 gene encoding DNA topoisomerase 2, with the protein MAVDNKLPLQSSNNANMPAKPAGKTIEETYQKKSQLEHILLRPDTYIGSIEKHTQALWVFENNEMVHRSVSYVPGLYKIFDEILVNAADNKQRDPSMDSVKVVIDVEKNCISVYNNGDGVPVEIHQEEGVYVPEMIFGHLLTSSNYDDAVKKTTGGRNGYGAKLTNIFSTEFVIETADGKRQKKYKQVFSNNMGKKSEPVITKCKERENWTKVSFKPDLAKFNMAHLEDDVVALMKKRVVDIAGCLGKTVKVELNGQRIPVKSFSDYVNLYLQSAAKSRPDSLPRIAEKVNERWEICVSLSEGQFQQVSFVNSIATIKGGTHVDYVTNQIANFVMSIVNKKNKNANIKAHTVKNHLWVFVNALIDNPAFDSQTKETLTIRQSSFGSKCELSQEFLKKVSKSGVVESLLSWADYKQNKDLKKTDGTKRQRLTGITKLEDANDAGGRNSEKCTLILTEGDSAKALAMAGISVVGRNHYGVFPLRGKLLNVRDAQKKQILENAEIQNIKQILGLQQGKEYDSIKSLRYGHLMIMTDQDHDGSHIKGLLINFIHSFWPSLLKIPSFLVEFITPIVKATHRNGRVLSFYSMPEYESWKESLGGNASGWSIKYYKGLGTSTSKEGKEYFKDLGKHKKDFMWVDEKDGDAIELAFSKKKIEERKNWLRQFQPGTYLDQKEKLIKYSDFVNKELILFSMADLQRSIPSMVDGLKPGQRKILFCSFKRNFIKEAKIAQFSGYVSEHSAYHHGEQSLASTIIGMAQDFVGSNNINLLLPNGQFGTRHQGGKDHASARYIYTRLSPITRFLFPKDDDILLDYLNEDGQSIEPTWYVPTIPMVLVNGSEGIGTGWSSSIPNYNPRDIIANVRRLLNGEMMEPMDPWYRGFRGTIEKTDPTKQESVGYTVKGIIEEVNETTLRISELPVRKWTQDYKEFLESIMTGNDKIKDPFIKDYKEHNDDTTVHFEVIMSEENLLMAKQEGLLQKFKLTTKISTSNMHLFDSNGTIKKYETPEQILEEFFHLRLEFYEKRKRVLLDNLELELLKLENKVRFILGVVRGEIIVSNRKRADLFHELHQKGFTPFPKKSKSVEIAVAGATDDTEEAEENTDAVSKGGVRATDYEYLLSMAIGTLTLEKVQELCADRDKLNKGVDDLKKATPKALWITDLDALERELDEQDKNDVRAEETRKQLKSRVMSEAGMKVSRQAPKNPRKNNKKANNAEPAAETMDVSASSAMEMESVPEVVKPKGRAAPRKAPAKKKEMPTSVLKDEDDDEVHELKERLAAYNLESSPDGSAAMEAEVPQVPAARKKEPSRRAAAQKKPLASFTEISDDDDEDDEDFEVEEVSASDVKKKGGRKPAANAKAAAAAAASAKNKRGAANKQQPQLLGQTLLTEIFKPAETLGISPEKKVRKMRASPFNKKSGSVLGSTGEEDETAETEENSGSASTSNSSGGESNEVVMPARTRPQRVNRVQTRYVVSDSESDQPTDDSDFDGEDD; encoded by the exons ATGGCTGTCGACAACAAGCTTCCTTTACAGTCCAGCAACAATGCCAACATGCCGGCGAAACCAGCCGGGAAAACCATCGAAGAAACCTACCAGAAGAAGTCTCAGCTGGAGCATATACTCCTTCGACCCGATACCTACATCGGCTCCATCGAGAAGCACACTCAAGCACTCTGGGTTTTCGAGAACAATGAGATGGTTCACCGATCCGTGTCCTATGTTCCGGGTCTTTACAAGATCTTCGACGAGATACTGGTGAATGCGGCGGACAATAAGCAAAGAGACCCGTCGATGGACTCAGTGAAGGTGGTGATCGACGTGGAGAAGAACTGCATCAGTGTGTACAACAATGGGGATGGTGTGCCGGTGGAGATTCACCAGGAGGAGGGGGTGTATGTGCCAGAGATGATTTTTGGGCACTTGTTGACTAGTAGTAATTACGATGATGCGGTGAAGAAGACGACCGGTGGGCGGAATGGGTACGGGGCGAAGCTCACGAATATTTTTTCAACGGAGTTTGTGATCGAGACCGCAGATGGGAAGCGCCAGAAGAAGTATAAGCAG GTATTCTCAAACAACATGGGAAAGAAATCTGAGCCAGTTATAACAAAGTGCAAGGAGAGAGAAAATTGGACCAAGGTTTCATTCAAACCTGACTTGGCCAAGTTCAACATGGCCCATCTTGAAGATGATGTAGTTGCCTTAATGAAAAAGCGTGTGGTTGACATAGCGGGATGCCTCGGTAAGACAGTGAAGGTTGAGCTAAATGGACAGCGAATCCCTGTGAAATCATTCAGTGACTATGTTAATCTCTATCTGCAGTCTGCTGCCAAATCTAGGCCAGATTCTCTCCCGAG GATTGCAGAAAAAGTAAATGAGAGGTGGGAGATTTGTGTGAGTCTGAGCGAAGGGCAGTTTCAACAG GTCAGCTTCGTAAATAGTATCGCCACGATCAAGGGTGGGACTCATGTTGATTACGTTACCAACCAGATTGCAAACTTTGTAATGAGTATTGTcaataagaagaacaagaaTGCCAACATCAAAGCTCACACAGTGAAAAATCACTTGTGGGTTTTTGTCAATGCTCTTATTGACAACCCTGCTTTTGATTCTCAAACTAAAGAAACATTGACGATTCGCCAAAGTAGTTTCGGGTCTAAATGTGAGCTCTCACAAGAGTTCTTGAAGAAAG TATCCAAGTCTGGTGTGGTGGAAAGTCTACTCTCATGGGCAGATTATAAGCAGAACAAAGATCTCAAGAAAACTGATGGAACAAAAAGACAGAGGCTTACTGGGATTACCAAGCTAGAGGATGCTAATGATGCTGGAGGGAGGAACTCCGAGAAATGCACCTTGATTTTGACAGAAGGAGACTCAGCTAAGGCTCTTGCA ATGGCTGGAATTTCTGTTGTGGGCAGAAACCACTATGGCGTGTTCCCATTGAGAGGTAAATTGCTTAATGTGAGGGATGCTCAAAAGAAGCAGATTTTAGAGAATGCAGAAATTCAGAACATCAAGCAGATTCTTGGACTACAGCAAGGGAAGGAGTATGACAGTATCAAGTCATTAAGATATGGTCATTTGATGATAATGACTGATCAG GATCATGATGGCTCTCACATCAAAGGACTATTgataaatttcattcattcattctgGCCTTCACTgctaaaaattccatctttcttAGTTGAGTTCATAACACCTATTGTGAAG GCAACTCATAGAAATGGAAGGGtattatccttttattcaatgccAGAGTATGAATCATGGAAGGAAAGCTTGGGGGGAAATGCAAGTGGTTGGTCAATCAAGTACTATAAG GGGTTGGGAACCAGCACTTCAAAGGAAGGGAAAGAGTACTTCAAGGATCTTGGGAAGCACAAAAAAGATTTCATGTGGGTTGATGAGAAGGACGGAGATGCAATTGAACTTGCTTTCAGTAAGAAGAAGATAGAAGAAAGGAAGAATTGGCTTCGGCAGTTTCAG CCTGGAACCTACCTTGATCAGAAGGAGAAACTCATAAAGTACAGTGACTTTGTCAACAAGGAGCTTATATTGTTTTCTATGGCAGATCTTCAGAGGTCTATTCCTTCAATGGTTGATGGCCTAAAACCAGGTCAAAGGAAGATTCTTTTTTGCTCTTTCAAGCGTAACTTCATTAAAGAAGCAAAAATTGCACAGTTTTCTGGTTATGTCTCTGAGCATTCTGCTTACCATCATGGTGAGCAGAGTCTTGCCAGCACCATTATTGGCATGGCACAGGACTTTGTGGGCAGCAACAACATAAACCTTCTTCTACCAAATGGTCAATTTGGAACTCGTCATCAG GGAGGAAAAGATCATGCAAGTGCAAGGTACATATACACTCGACTTTCTCCAATCACGCGGTTCCTGTTCCCAAAAGATGATGATATCCTACTAGACTACTTAAATGAAGATGGACAATCCATAGAACCTACTTG GTATGTCCCAACTATTCCAATGGTTCTAGTCAATGGAAGTGAAGGCATTGGGACCGGGTGGAGCTCTTCCATCCCAAATTATAACCCAAGAGATATTATTGCGAATGTGAGACGCTTGCTGAATGGTGAGATGATGGAGCCTATGGATCCATGGTACAGAGGATTCAGGGGAACTATTGAGAAAACGGACCCAACAAAGCAAGAATCAGTTGGCTACACTGTTAAAGGAATAATAGAAGAAGTTAATGAGACAACGCTCAGGATTTCAGAGTTGCCCGTCAGGAAATGGACTCAGGATTACAAGGAATTTCTGGAGTCCATTATGACAGGGAATGATAAAATCAAGGATCCTTTCATCAAG GATTACAAAGAGCACAATGATGACACAACAGTACACTTTGAAGTTATAATGTCTGAAGAGAACTTGCTCATGGCCAAACAGGAGGGTTTGCTGCAGAAATTCAAGCTCACCACTAAAATCTCCACAAGTAACATGCACCTGTTTGACTCAAATGGCACAATCAAGAAATATGAAACCCCTGAACAGA TTCTGGAGGAGTTCTTTCATTTGAGACTTGAATTTTATGAGAAAAGAAAG AGAGTTCTATTGGACAATCTTGAACTGGAGCTGTTGAAACTGGAAAACAAAGTCAGGTTTATACTTGGGGTTGTGAGAGGAGAGATCATTGTCAGCAACAGAAAAAGAGCTGATCTTTTCCACGAGTTGCATCAGAAAGGTTTCACTCCCTTCCCAAAGAAATCCAAGTCTGTCGAAATTGCTGTTGCTGGGGCAACTGATGATACAGAAGAAGCTGAAGAAAACACGGATGCAGTCAGCAAAGGAGGAGTAAGGGCTACTGATTATGAGTACCTACTGTCAATGGCAATTGGAACCTTGACACTTGAGAAGGTTCAGGAGCTCTGTGCTGACAGGGATAAGCTAAACAAAGGAGTTGATGATTTGAAAAAGGCAACTCCAAAGGCTTTATGGATAACAGATCTTGATGCCCTTGAGAGGGAACTTGAT GAGCAAGACAAAAATGACGTCCGTGCAGAGGAGACCAGGAAGCAGTTGAAAAGCAGGGTAATGAGTGAAGCTGGTATGAAGGTTTCTAGACAGGCACCAAAGAACCCCCGAAAGAACAATAAGAAGGCCAACAATGCTGAACCTGCTGCTGAAACCATGGATGTGTCAGCTAGCTCTGCAATGGAAATGG AGAGTGTTCCTGAGGTGGTGAAGCCAAAGGGCAGGGCAGCTCCAAGGAAGGCCCCAGCCAAAAAG AAGGAAATGCCCACTTCAGTTCTGaaggatgaggatgatgatgaagtACATGAGTTGAAGGAACGACTTGCTGCTTATAACCTTGAGTCTTCTCCTGATGGATCTGCAG CTATGGAAGCTGAAGTTCCACAAGTGCCAGCAGCTAGGAAGAAAGAACCCAGCAGAAGGGCTGCAGCACAGAAAAAGCCCTTGGCCTCTTTCACAGAAAtttctgatgatgatgatgaagatgacgaAGATTTTGAGGTAGAAGAAGTATCTGCCTCGGACGTAAAAAAGAAGGGAGGCAGAAAACCAGCTGCAAATGCCAAGGCAgcagctgctgctgctgcttctGCAAAGAACAAGAGAGGAGCAGCCAACAAGCAGCAGCCCCAGCTACTGGGGCAGACACTGCTAACTGAAATCTTCAAACCGGCAGAAACCTTGGGAATCTCTCCAGAGAAGAAGGTGAGGAAGATGAGGGCATCACCATTTAACAAGAAAAGTGGATCTGTGCTGGGCAGTACTGGGGAAGAAGACGAGACAGCTGAAACTGAAGAAAATTCGGGCTCTGCTTCTACTTCAAACAGCTCAGGAGGGGAATCAAATGAAGTTGTGATGCCAGCAAGGACCAGACCACAGAGGGTAAACCGTGTGCAGACAAGGTATGTGGTGAGCGACTCTGAGAGTGACCAACCAACCGATGATTCAGACTTCGATGGAGAAGATGACTAG